A stretch of the Desulfobacter sp. genome encodes the following:
- a CDS encoding GAF domain-containing protein has protein sequence MKIKPTYEELEERVEKAEKLAKKSVFSEKLTRTLFDISNAVNTTTDIDELYEHIYKSLNKLMGLPNFYIAVCTRQKGRVNIPFFVDNYDDHSQFEICLTQNNSLTGEALNKKTPLFLNETQIRKRVEQGRVIGTPSKVWFGVPLIRGEMVLGIIAVHSYDNPNQFSQADKNILISVSHQIALAIEIKQSLDERNVLENYLSNIINSMPSILVGVDKTGEITQWNHQAELDTGINQNRAIGEKLVDVFPRLSQHMGQIKESIQSQKMKTILKQGAFIGKTIRYEDIIIYPLKTEKIQGVVVRIDDITDQVRMEEMMIQSEKMLSIGGLAAGMAHEINNPLAGMMQNAQVAINRLSGDLPANHAAAREIGISLDDIKAYMEKREVFRRLHMINDTGKRAAKIVENMLFFARKTNAVQKCHDLGKLLKKSVELAQNDCQYKNRYNFKSIQIIEDFDHGVPPVFCDKDKLQQVFLNILKNGAHAMFDSQINTCSPQFVLRLYRKESMVCIEIENNGPIMDDEIKKRLFEPFFTTKPIGDGTGLGLFISYFIVVTDHKGELTVESTPDTNTRFVIKLPQKKLETV, from the coding sequence ATGAAGATCAAGCCCACATACGAAGAATTGGAAGAACGGGTTGAAAAAGCAGAAAAGTTGGCAAAAAAGAGTGTGTTTTCTGAAAAACTGACCCGGACACTTTTTGATATTTCAAATGCGGTGAACACCACCACGGATATAGATGAGCTATATGAACACATCTATAAATCCTTGAACAAACTCATGGGGCTTCCCAATTTTTACATTGCTGTCTGCACCCGGCAAAAGGGCCGGGTCAACATCCCTTTTTTTGTGGATAACTACGATGATCATTCACAATTTGAAATTTGTTTAACCCAAAACAATTCATTGACCGGAGAAGCGTTAAATAAAAAAACACCCCTGTTTTTAAACGAAACCCAGATTCGTAAAAGAGTTGAACAAGGACGGGTGATCGGTACCCCCTCCAAGGTGTGGTTTGGTGTGCCCTTGATCAGGGGAGAAATGGTTCTTGGGATTATTGCTGTGCATAGTTATGACAACCCAAATCAGTTTTCCCAAGCGGATAAAAATATTCTTATCTCCGTATCCCACCAGATTGCCTTGGCCATTGAGATAAAACAATCCCTTGATGAACGAAATGTATTGGAAAATTATCTTTCCAATATCATTAATTCCATGCCGTCCATTCTTGTGGGGGTGGATAAAACCGGTGAAATCACCCAGTGGAATCACCAGGCCGAACTTGACACCGGTATAAACCAAAATCGTGCCATAGGGGAAAAACTGGTGGATGTCTTTCCAAGACTTTCCCAGCATATGGGTCAAATTAAAGAGAGCATCCAGTCCCAAAAAATGAAGACCATCTTAAAGCAGGGTGCTTTTATCGGTAAAACCATACGGTATGAGGACATTATTATCTATCCTCTAAAGACGGAGAAAATCCAAGGCGTGGTCGTTAGAATCGACGATATCACCGACCAGGTCCGCATGGAAGAAATGATGATCCAGTCCGAAAAAATGCTGTCCATTGGCGGGCTTGCAGCCGGGATGGCCCATGAGATCAACAATCCCTTGGCCGGGATGATGCAAAATGCCCAGGTGGCGATCAATCGTCTTTCAGGGGATCTGCCGGCAAATCATGCTGCGGCACGGGAAATCGGGATATCCCTGGATGACATAAAGGCCTATATGGAAAAAAGAGAGGTGTTTAGACGATTGCACATGATCAATGATACGGGAAAGCGGGCAGCAAAAATTGTTGAGAACATGCTTTTTTTTGCCAGAAAAACCAATGCCGTGCAAAAGTGCCATGATCTTGGAAAATTGTTAAAAAAGTCGGTTGAACTTGCCCAAAATGACTGTCAATATAAAAACAGGTATAATTTTAAATCCATTCAAATTATCGAAGACTTTGACCATGGGGTTCCGCCTGTGTTCTGTGATAAAGATAAACTCCAGCAGGTATTTTTAAATATATTGAAAAACGGGGCCCATGCCATGTTTGACAGCCAGATAAATACCTGCTCCCCACAATTTGTTCTTCGGTTATACAGAAAGGAATCCATGGTTTGCATTGAGATTGAAAATAATGGGCCTATAATGGATGATGAGATTAAAAAGAGATTGTTTGAGCCTTTTTTTACCACCAAACCCATTGGTGACGGTACCGGCCTTGGCCTTTTTATTTCATATTTTATCGTTGTCACAGACCATAAAGGTGAATTGACAGTGGAATCCACTCCTGACACCAATACCAGATTTGTGATCAAACTTCCCCAAAAAAAACTTGAAACCGTATAA
- a CDS encoding IS3 family transposase has product MISEVCKSGARKNMAARLLGLTIRTLQRWAKSGMTDKRKGSRATPANKMSDAERQQIIKILESPEFAGLNPNQIVPRLADQGIFLGSESTKYRILRMLKMNAHREASRPSQKTSPIPLSTNGPNQLWSWDISYLPSKVRGQFYYLYMVMDLYSRKAVACQVYDSESGDLAADLITDACIREKISKDQITLHSDNGSPMKSATMLAKLQDLGVMPSFSRPSVSNDNPFSESLFRTLKYRPEYPEKPFENIVEARDWAHRFVRWYNTEHLHSSIRFVTPEDRHTGKDFTILKNRHRIYQEAQLRHPERWSGETRNWNPVTEIVLKKFKRLKAEDKVEKKAA; this is encoded by the coding sequence TTGATCTCGGAAGTTTGTAAGTCAGGCGCCAGGAAAAACATGGCCGCCAGATTGTTGGGGCTTACGATCCGAACACTTCAACGCTGGGCCAAAAGCGGGATGACTGATAAACGTAAAGGATCTCGTGCTACGCCTGCAAACAAAATGTCCGATGCAGAACGGCAGCAGATCATTAAAATCCTTGAATCTCCTGAATTTGCAGGATTGAACCCAAATCAAATAGTACCAAGACTTGCTGATCAAGGCATTTTTCTTGGGTCTGAATCGACAAAGTATCGAATTTTAAGAATGCTGAAAATGAACGCCCATCGGGAAGCCAGCAGGCCGAGTCAGAAAACCAGCCCTATTCCATTATCAACAAATGGCCCTAATCAACTATGGTCTTGGGATATTAGCTACTTACCGTCCAAAGTAAGAGGTCAATTTTATTACCTTTATATGGTGATGGATTTATACAGCCGGAAAGCAGTTGCTTGCCAGGTTTATGACTCTGAATCCGGCGACCTTGCAGCCGATCTGATAACGGATGCCTGTATCCGAGAAAAGATCTCAAAAGACCAGATCACCTTACACTCTGATAACGGTTCTCCGATGAAATCAGCAACCATGCTGGCAAAATTACAAGATTTGGGAGTGATGCCATCCTTTAGCAGACCCTCTGTCAGCAATGATAACCCGTTCTCAGAGTCGTTATTCAGAACCTTGAAATACAGGCCCGAATATCCTGAAAAGCCCTTTGAAAATATTGTGGAAGCACGAGACTGGGCTCACCGTTTTGTACGCTGGTATAATACCGAGCATCTCCACAGCAGTATTCGTTTTGTTACCCCGGAAGACAGACACACAGGTAAAGATTTTACGATCCTGAAAAATAGGCATCGAATATATCAAGAAGCCCAATTAAGGCATCCTGAAAGGTGGAGCGGAGAAACGAGGAACTGGAACCCGGTCACCGAGATTGTTTTGAAAAAGTTCAAGCGATTAAAAGCAGAAGATAAAGTTGAGAAGAAAGCGGCATGA